The genomic window TTAGTCCAAAGCTTAGAAGCACCGGGTGGAAACATCACAGGAGTCTCTGACCAACCACCTGTTGAAGCACAGATCCAATTAGCCACAGAGCTATTACCGGAGGCAAAAACAATCGGAATTTTATATGCTTCTTCAGAAGATAATTCTCGCTATCAAGTCAGCCAAGCAGAAGAAGCTGCGAAAGCAAAAGGACTGACACCAGTAAAATATGCTGTTCCTTCTACGAATGAGATCGCCCAGACTGTCCAAGTGATGAGCCAGTCGGTGGATGTTATCTATGTACCTTTAGATAATACGATTGCCAATGCAATGCAAACCGTCATCAAAGAAGCAAATAAAGCAAATATCCCTGTAATTCCTTCAGTGGACACAATGGTCGAACAAGGAGGATTAGCGACGATCGGAATCAATCAATACGATCTAGGTGTTCAAACAGGTAAAATGGCAGCGGCTTTAGCAAATGGAAAAGAACCAGCAATAACACCTGTGTACGTGTTCGATAAAGGCGATATCATCGTCAATGAAAAACAAGCAGAATTATTAGGGATCACGATCCCTGAATCAATCAAAAAAGACGCAAAAGTACTGACAGAGATCAAGGAGGAAGAACAATGATCGTATCCGCAATTTCTCAAGGCATGTTATGGGCCATCTTAGGTTTAGGAATTTTTATGACTTACCGGATCTTAGATTTTCCGGATATGACAACAGAAGGCTCGTTTCCTCTCGGTGGTGCTGTCTGTGTGACAGCAATCACGCATGGTGTTAGTCCGATACTTGCGACGATTTTAGGTGTGTTAGCAGGAATGGCCGCAGGACTTGTGACTGGCTTGCTGTATACGAAAGGGAAAATCCCAGTCATCTTAGCCGGCATCCTAGTGATGTCAGGATTGAACTCAGTGATCTTGTTCGTGATGCGCACACCGAATCTTTCGTTGTTGAATCATCCCGTTTTACAGGATGTATTTCACGGACTTCATTTACCGAATTACTTTGATACTGTGTTATTAGGACTCTTATCTCTCGGATTATTGATCAGCGTGTTGATTTTCTTCTTTAATACAGATCTAGGGCAAGGTTATATCGCAACAGGGGATAACGAAACAATGGCCCGTTCGTTAGGGATCAAGACCGATCGTATGAAGATCTTAGGCTTGACGTTATCCAATGGCGTGATTGCATTATCAGGCGCATTGATCGCCCAAAACGATGGCTATGCAGATGTCAATAAAGGGATCGGCGTGATCGTGATCGGTTTAGCTTCGATCATCATCGGTGAAGTGATTTTCCAAGAATTGACATTGATCGAGCGATTATTAGCGATCGTTGTCGGAAGTATCATTTATCAATTATTGATTTTAGCTGTCATCAAATTAGGCTTTGACACAACCTACTTGAAATTATTCTCAGCGATCATCTTAGCGGCTTGCTTGATGATTCCTCAAGTAAAACAAGCATTGAAATTAAAAACAGGATTTGAAAAGGAGGTCTAATGATGACAGCAATCTTAACGATCAAAAATGGTAGAAAAGTAGTCAATAATGGGATGCACGAAGAAAAAGTATTATTGGATGAGATCCAATTGACCATCAATGAAGGGGATTTTATCACTGTACTTGGCGGAAATGGCGCAGGTAAAAGTACCTTGTTCAATACGATTGCGGGCACACTGCAATTAAGTCAAGGTGGCGTGTATTTCAAAGATCAGCCAATCACTAAGCTGTCAGAAGAAGCACGAGCTTTATTTCTATCACGGGTGTTCCAAGATCCGAAAATGGGAACTGCCCCACGGATGACAGTGGCAGAAAATCTATTGTTAGCACAAAAGCGCGGCGAAAAACGAACACTTCGTTTACGCCAATTAAAAAATCAAAAAGAAGTTTTTTATAAACTTTGTCAAGAAGTAGGAAATGGCTTGGAACAACATTTAGACACCCCTGCTGGCGAATTATCTGGCGGGCAGCGACAAGCATTAAGCTTACTGATGGCAACGATCAAAGCACCAGAATTGCTTTTACTTGATGAGCATACGGCGGCACTCGATCCAAAAACAGCTAAGCTATTAATGGAACTGACAAACCAACGGATCACTGAGCAAAAGTTAACCTGTTTGATGATCACACACCGGATGGAAGATGCGTTAAAATACGGGAATCGATTGATCGTCTTACAAAAAGGACGGATCGTCAAAGACTTAGCAAAAGAAGAAAAACAAGCATTATCAATGAATGATCTCCTACACTTCTTTGAAGAAGTGATCGATTAGTTATTTTGCTGATGCATCTGTGTTTGACAAGTTTGTTTCCTTCACTTTATACTTGTGGGTAGCAGGTATAATAACAATCAAAATTTGTAAAGTCAAGATTTAATAAAAAATGATTGATGCCGCTTGTTCTTTCGTAGTTTCTACGAATGGACGCGGCATTTTTAGCGTATTGTAGGAGGATTTTCATGATTTCAGGAAAAACAAGAATAGCAGGGATTTTTGCATCTCCCGTGTCCCATAGCTTATCGCCATTGATGCACAATACAGCCTTTCAAGCTCGTTCGATCGATGCCATTTACTTGGCATTCACAGTCGATCAAACGAATCTCAAGCAGGCAGTCGAAAGCATTCGCACATTCAACATGTTAGGCGTCAATCTTTCAATGCCTAATAAAATAGCGGTCATTCCTTATTTAGACGAGTTAAGTCAAGAAGCGCAGTTGATTGGCGCGGTCAATACGATCGTGCATCGAGACAACCGTTTGATAGGTTACAACACCGATGGTATGGGGTTTATGCGTTCTGTCAATGAAGCAGGAATAGCGATAAAAGATAAAAAAGTGACTATGTTAGGTGCTGGTGGTGCAGCAAAAGCAATCGTTGTTCAAGCAGCGTTAGATCAAGCAAAAGAAATCGTCATCTATAAACGAAAGAACGCAACTTTTGCGAGTGTCGCTTCGACTTTCCAAAAAATTGCCGAACAAACAGGTTGTCACATCACCATCAAGGATTATGCAGACACTGAACAGTTGAAAAAAGATCTAGAAGACACGGATCTTTTGATCAATGGTACCGACATGGGCATGGGGGAGAAAAAAGAAATGGTACCGATCGATCCTCAGTTGCTCCATCCCAAAATCGCAGTGTTTGATTTGATTTATTCTCCAAGAGAAACACGCTTTTTAAAAGAAGCCAAAGCACAGGGATGTTTGACCAGAAATGGCTTAGGCATGTTACTATATCAAGGCGCAATCGCTTTTGAACTATGGACAGGCCAAACAATGCCAATTGAAAAGATCCAACCTTTACTCGATTCAAAAGAATGATAAGCGTATACTCAGAGGATTCGTTAGCTTTTAGTTAAATTTACGCTAACCTTACTGTTTTTTATAACGAAGTATCGTATGATTTTACTGAGTTGAACAAAGGGAGGAACTACAATGAGTCGGATGGATCGTTATAAGAACATCCATAAAAAAGCAAAACCAATCAATGAAAAATCATCGCCGTTATCTTGGCGACGCACCAATAAGAAACAGGAAGATCTTGGAGAAGAACCAAACGCTTCGTATGAAGGTTCTTACGAAGAAAGAACCAGTGACCCTCGAAGACCAACACCTTACGAAGAACACGTTCATTCAGGGCAACAACCACAGAAAAAAGGGTTCTTTAAAAAGAAACCATCCAATAAGCCACGTAAAAAACGTTCTTGGTGGAAGATCATCTTAGGGATCTTATTGATTTTATTTGTCTTTTCGCTGATTTCATTTTTCGTTGGGAAATTCGTAGCCGAAAATGATCAGTCACTTGAACCAGCGACTTCAGAAACATTCAATGGTGCCCAATCAACAAGTGGCGCGCATAACATCCTGATTTTAGGTAGCGATACAAGGGGCGAAGACGCAGGGCGAGCAGATACGATCATGGTCCTACAATTAGATGGGCCTGCCCGCAAACCAAAATTGATCTCATTCATGCGTGATAGCTTCGTGACGATCCCAGGTGTTGGAGACAATAAAATCAATGCGGCGTATGCCTACGGTGGCGCTGAGTTGGTTCGCCAGACTTTATTAGAAAACTTTGGGTTGAACTGTCAATACTATATGAAAGTCGATTTCAAATCATTTGAAAAAGTGATCGATGCGATGTTCATGAATGGTGTGTCGATCGACGCTGAAAAAGACTTGAATCTAGATGGTGTCGATATCGCCAAAGGTAAACAACGGATGGACGGTCACGTGCTGTTGCAATATGCACGTTTCCGTATGGATGAAGAAGGGGACTTCGGTCGTGTCAGAAGACAGCAACAAGTGATGGATGCGATTTTTGGTCAACTGAAAAACCCATTGAACTTGATCCGTGCACCGTATGCCGCTGGAAAAGCAATCGGCTATACTTCCACAGATGTACCGATGACTTTTTTAGTCAAAAATAGTTTTTCTATCTTACGTGGTGCTGGTGGAATCGATCGTTTAAGTGTTCCAGCAGATAATACTTGGAGTTATGGACAGAGTGATTACGCTGGTAGTATCCTCGTCTTAGATAAACAAATGAACCGCGAAAAGATTGAACAATTTTTGAGTGAGTGATCATTGATTTTTAAAAAGGCTTTTCTAGAAGCATTTAGTTCTAGAAGAGTCTTTTTTGTGGTGTAAATTTATTTTGCTTGCTATAAGAATAGGTTTATAATTGACGTACTTAATTGAGTACGTTAAAATGTAGGTGATAAATGCAAAAAAGGAGGATTAAAATGTCTAATACTACTTTAAATCCGAGTGCTGCCCGTAAGAAATTTTATCAATTGTTAAAAGAAGTGAATGAAAATCATACAGAAATCGAGATTATTAGTGAGCGTAGTGAGAATAACGCGGTCTTGATTGGTTTAGAAGATTGGCGAGCAATCAAAGAAACGCTACTTTTAGAACAAACGGGTACACTTGATATCGTAAAGAAAAGAGAACAAGACGATACGGGATTTACAAATGTAGATGAGATTGATTGGGATGACCTTTGATGGGAAGTTATAAGGTAGTAGTTAAAATCTCAGCTAAAGCAGATTTAAAAAAGCTAAAGAGCTCTAATTTAAAAAATCAATTTCTTGCTATTATCGAAACATTAAAAACTGATCCTTATTGCCCTAAACAAGCATTTGAAAAGCTAAAGCCAACTAATGAAGGAAGGTATTCAAGAAGATTGAATCGCCAACATCGAGTGGTGTATAAAATAAATGATAAAGAAAAAATTGTTGAGATTTACTCTGCATGGACTCACTATGAATAATCGGTCACACAGTGATAGCATGTCATCAAATATTTTTTTATGGCTTTTCTAGAAGTATTTACTTCTAGAAGAGTCTTTTTGTGTTTCCTTTTTACTAGTTTCAAACGCATGCTTATTTCCTTAAAAACGTACTTATCCCTAAGGTTCCAAAAGTACACTGATTACTGTCAATCGGTGCTTTTTTTATTATACATACTTCATAGATCGATGCCGATTTCAACAGTTCCGTCTTGTCCCCTAACAAAATCAACTTATCATTCACAATGATTTCATCAATTATTTAACGCTTTTTTTATGCGCTTATTTTTACCTTTATTTCTTAAAAAATAAATGTTTGTTTCATAGGTATGAGGTAATAAAAAAACAACATGGTTTAAACGAAAGAACTTGTCGATTTATTTATCATGCTATAATATAAATTTATAAAGATCTTCCCACTATTTTGATTTACATAAAATAACGATTTTAAATTAGTTTTCAGATTGTCGATTTGATGTTTTAGAGGTTCGAAAGATCAATATGAATTTTAAGAATAAGTCTGGTAATTTAGGGATAAAATAAATCTTTTTTTAAAGTATATGAATAATAGTTAAGTACATACAACATTTCTAGAGGAGGGGAAAATGAAATTTTTAGAAAAGGAAACAAATCGATTTGTTCTGACCATGGTTGAAAAAAATATCTGGATGAAAGATCTAGCAATCAACTATGCGTTTTTTCAAGAAAAGAATCATCAAGGATACGAGAGTCACAAAAAAGCAGCTTTGGCATTTGTTACGTTCCTCAATCAAAGAAGAGGACATGATCAAATTGAGTATACGAATAAACTTGAATTTCCAGTCAATATATTCGCAACCTATTCCATAAACCTCAATTTAATGGAAGCAACAAGAATTCCAGTCGATCCTTTTTTTTCTACATATAGTGACTTAGAAGGGCATTATATTTCAGATTATGCCTACGCTTTTTTTAAAATTCCTTTTTTTTATAGAGGAAGTAAGAAAGATTTCATTGAACTGAACAATTACTTGTTTCCCGAGAAGGAAACATTAGTCATTTATCAATGGAACAACACGTGGTCAGATTATTTCGCTTATGGAAAACATTCCGGAAAAGGAGCGTACCTTTGGACGATTTATGATCCAACAAGAAAAAGATTTACGGTATGTGGGGCATCAACATTGAGTTGAATGAGGAGGATAGAATGAAGTTATTAAAAGAAGATACGTATCAATTTAAACAAAAACTCTATTTAAGAAAATTTCCAATCAATGGACTTTTACTCGATTATGTATTTTTTGAAGAAACAGGTTATCGTGGATACTCCAGTCATCGCAAAGCCGCTCTTGAATTTATCAAAGTAATGAATGAAAAAAGAAATATTTCAGGTCTTCTATATACAGATTTGCATTATTTTGATCACTTACCCATACGATGTAGCCCAATTAAGTTGAGTTATGCCGTAAATCCAGAGTTAATGTATGGAAAACGGATAAAGGCAGAAGTTTTCTTTTCTGTTGAAAAAACAGCTTCTGGAAGCTATTTAAATTGGTATGCACAAACATTTCTTTTCCCACCATATTCATATAGTGGGGACGAAGAAGATTTTATCTCCTTGAATAAATTATTATTCCCTAAGAAAAGTGCGTTGATCATTTATGCTTGGAATAACAATTGGTCGAATTACTTTTCTCCTGGGAGAGAATGGATGGATGCCTTTCTTTGGACGATTTACGATATTGCATCGAATAAACTGACTGTCATAGGATCTTCTATGACAGATTGATTTGAATATTTAAAAAGCACCAATTAAATTTGTAAATAGTCCAATTTAATTGGTGCTTTTTCTACATTAATTATTTAAGAGATTCTATATAGGGATGAGATGTCTTAACATAAAAGTTCCTATTATTTTTTATAAATTTACTTTTCTTTTGGAAACTTACATACCCTTCGTCAATTTGATTATGCTCAATGATTCCTATATTATCTATTTCTTGAAACCCCCAGCCTAAATTTGGCGATAAATTATCTATAGATGTATAAGTTATCATATTATGATTGGGAATTTCATTTATTTTGCCGAGATCTTTATATTTTGAACGCTCTTTTTTTCCTGGAATATATCCTTGAGCTCTAGCTGTAGAGAGTCCATAATTGATTGTTATTATTGCTCCTGAAATATCATGGAAAGTACTCGCCGATTCTAGACCATCCTCAATGATACGATCCATTAAATATGATTTATCTTTTGCGATGTGCCTACTCATAGTATGCCCCTTACTACCACCTAAGGCAAAATGTTCGTCAAAATATAAGTCTAACGGAGTATACCAATAATCATCTTCCTCCTCATCATCTTCTGTTAAGGATTCTATAAGATTTGCAATTATTAATGAGGCCGCTAAACTCCAAGTTGTGCCCATAGCTCTTTTAACTAAAATATTGTCTGTCCCGTCCTCAACTATATCTCCAGTCTCTTCATCCAACACACCACGTTTTCCATCAATAGTGATTGAATCATCATTTGGTATTGCCCCTTCACTATAAGAAAACTCAATTGCCCCAACTAAATGTGACGGAACTGCTTGCTGCGTTTGAGCATAGATGAAGTTTCCAGCACGATCCAATACGACTGCCGCACCGTATAGTGTCGCGATCATTCCTGATGGATCAAAGTCTAATCCGTTGTTATTGGGAGCCAAGGCTTCGCTTAAGCTTTGGCTGATTTGGCTCGTTCGTTCATAGTACGCGACGGCCATTTCTTTGGCGGTCTCGATGGCTAAGGCTTTAGAAGGTTCATTGACGACCCCAAATTCAAATGGAGTAGTTGCTTGAACATAGTCGAGCAATTGTTCTTTTGTTGTGATTTCCGTCAAGAGTGTAGAAATACTTGTGTCAAGTTTGACTTGATAGTTAAAAGGTTCTGGGAAATCATAGCCGTAGTAAGAAGAACCGGTGATGTTCAAGATGGCATCATCTGCTCCTCGAACGGATTCGCCATACTGGATGCTTTCTAAAACAAAGAACTCATTCTTGGAGAAAGAATCGGCTAGTGACGTGTTGCGTCCGACTACCGCTGCTTGCTCTCGTAAAGCCCAAGGAATGGTGTAATTGATATAGCGACGATGAAGTTCGACACGGTCACTGACATTGAAAGAAAAGATTCCGTGGTCGCTCTCGCCAGTCAAGTACTCACGCATCAACGCATTGCTTGTT from Enterococcus sp. DIV1094 includes these protein-coding regions:
- the trpX gene encoding tryptophan ABC transporter substrate-binding protein, with the protein product MKNKRLIAVIALILIYLTGTFVYEKINDQPAVEGNRTTDKKVVGVLQFVSHPALDEIYRGIKDGLKESGLEEGRNLEIQFQNGQADQSKLATMSQQLVQGNPDALVGIATPAAQALANTTKDIPIALGAVTDPVGAGLVQSLEAPGGNITGVSDQPPVEAQIQLATELLPEAKTIGILYASSEDNSRYQVSQAEEAAKAKGLTPVKYAVPSTNEIAQTVQVMSQSVDVIYVPLDNTIANAMQTVIKEANKANIPVIPSVDTMVEQGGLATIGINQYDLGVQTGKMAAALANGKEPAITPVYVFDKGDIIVNEKQAELLGITIPESIKKDAKVLTEIKEEEQ
- a CDS encoding ABC transporter permease; translation: MIVSAISQGMLWAILGLGIFMTYRILDFPDMTTEGSFPLGGAVCVTAITHGVSPILATILGVLAGMAAGLVTGLLYTKGKIPVILAGILVMSGLNSVILFVMRTPNLSLLNHPVLQDVFHGLHLPNYFDTVLLGLLSLGLLISVLIFFFNTDLGQGYIATGDNETMARSLGIKTDRMKILGLTLSNGVIALSGALIAQNDGYADVNKGIGVIVIGLASIIIGEVIFQELTLIERLLAIVVGSIIYQLLILAVIKLGFDTTYLKLFSAIILAACLMIPQVKQALKLKTGFEKEV
- a CDS encoding ABC transporter ATP-binding protein, coding for MTAILTIKNGRKVVNNGMHEEKVLLDEIQLTINEGDFITVLGGNGAGKSTLFNTIAGTLQLSQGGVYFKDQPITKLSEEARALFLSRVFQDPKMGTAPRMTVAENLLLAQKRGEKRTLRLRQLKNQKEVFYKLCQEVGNGLEQHLDTPAGELSGGQRQALSLLMATIKAPELLLLDEHTAALDPKTAKLLMELTNQRITEQKLTCLMITHRMEDALKYGNRLIVLQKGRIVKDLAKEEKQALSMNDLLHFFEEVID
- a CDS encoding shikimate dehydrogenase; the encoded protein is MISGKTRIAGIFASPVSHSLSPLMHNTAFQARSIDAIYLAFTVDQTNLKQAVESIRTFNMLGVNLSMPNKIAVIPYLDELSQEAQLIGAVNTIVHRDNRLIGYNTDGMGFMRSVNEAGIAIKDKKVTMLGAGGAAKAIVVQAALDQAKEIVIYKRKNATFASVASTFQKIAEQTGCHITIKDYADTEQLKKDLEDTDLLINGTDMGMGEKKEMVPIDPQLLHPKIAVFDLIYSPRETRFLKEAKAQGCLTRNGLGMLLYQGAIAFELWTGQTMPIEKIQPLLDSKE
- a CDS encoding LCP family protein; this encodes MSRMDRYKNIHKKAKPINEKSSPLSWRRTNKKQEDLGEEPNASYEGSYEERTSDPRRPTPYEEHVHSGQQPQKKGFFKKKPSNKPRKKRSWWKIILGILLILFVFSLISFFVGKFVAENDQSLEPATSETFNGAQSTSGAHNILILGSDTRGEDAGRADTIMVLQLDGPARKPKLISFMRDSFVTIPGVGDNKINAAYAYGGAELVRQTLLENFGLNCQYYMKVDFKSFEKVIDAMFMNGVSIDAEKDLNLDGVDIAKGKQRMDGHVLLQYARFRMDEEGDFGRVRRQQQVMDAIFGQLKNPLNLIRAPYAAGKAIGYTSTDVPMTFLVKNSFSILRGAGGIDRLSVPADNTWSYGQSDYAGSILVLDKQMNREKIEQFLSE
- a CDS encoding type II toxin-antitoxin system Phd/YefM family antitoxin, producing MSNTTLNPSAARKKFYQLLKEVNENHTEIEIISERSENNAVLIGLEDWRAIKETLLLEQTGTLDIVKKREQDDTGFTNVDEIDWDDL
- a CDS encoding Txe/YoeB family addiction module toxin, which produces MGSYKVVVKISAKADLKKLKSSNLKNQFLAIIETLKTDPYCPKQAFEKLKPTNEGRYSRRLNRQHRVVYKINDKEKIVEIYSAWTHYE
- a CDS encoding RNase A-like domain-containing protein, with translation MKKFYRLLLVGLLLAPFATLPLDVHAQESIASEITQPDETVVPIDNTSPIPTSAEPQNAAVALNIFNGMSMSAFASGLSGSTLSAGLLSTTAAAVLAPALLGIGLGVGFYQLGASLGVATADLAKTNSGLFESIGSSAATQNELNAFAMSGIDSTTNTYNFSAALQSRYAQDVTSNALMREYLTGESDHGIFSFNVSDRVELHRRYINYTIPWALREQAAVVGRNTSLADSFSKNEFFVLESIQYGESVRGADDAILNITGSSYYGYDFPEPFNYQVKLDTSISTLLTEITTKEQLLDYVQATTPFEFGVVNEPSKALAIETAKEMAVAYYERTSQISQSLSEALAPNNNGLDFDPSGMIATLYGAAVVLDRAGNFIYAQTQQAVPSHLVGAIEFSYSEGAIPNDDSITIDGKRGVLDEETGDIVEDGTDNILVKRAMGTTWSLAASLIIANLIESLTEDDEEEDDYWYTPLDLYFDEHFALGGSKGHTMSRHIAKDKSYLMDRIIEDGLESASTFHDISGAIITINYGLSTARAQGYIPGKKERSKYKDLGKINEIPNHNMITYTSIDNLSPNLGWGFQEIDNIGIIEHNQIDEGYVSFQKKSKFIKNNRNFYVKTSHPYIESLK